The nucleotide sequence AGAGTTCCCAGCATTGCACAGCACAGTTCATGACATAAAAAAATAACCCGCTTGGGTTATTTTTTTATGAGCTTCTGTTTTTCTTTTAATGTCTCCAACTTAATCTGATTATGAGAGTCATGCCATACCACATTTTTGCCTGAAAAAGCCAATACTTGTGGTGATTCATGTTTTATGCCAAATTGTTCCGCTATCCCGTTAGACAGTTCTCTAGCGTCTTGTACGTGCAAAATAAAAAGGGGTACCTCCGCTTCTTCTTGAAAAGCATCAAAAGCTGATTTTGCCCGTGCACTTATCGGGCAGGTTAGGCTATGCTTCATAAGAAAAAATGCATCATTCTGTTCCAACATTTGATCAAAAACTTGCTTTGTTTGTACAAGTTTCATCTCCATAAATAAACTCCTTCCATGGATAAAGGGCCTACTGTATCCATTTCACCAGTAGCCCCTTAACTTTGCCTTTACTATATTATTGGTTTTGGTTTGTATTTACGCTATTCAAAGCGGCTTCCACAGCTTCACTAACTTCTTCTGTAGAGTCGGCTTCCGTGTTTCGGTATGAATTCACTTTATCCTGAATTGTTTTGGAAGTTTGCTTCACACGTTCTCCAAGTTGTTGTGATTTTTCTGAAACATTTTTCGTGAATTGACCAGATGCATCTACGGCATAGTCTCGCCACTCGGTCCCTTTGTCATATGCTACATCTTTCCAATCAGAAGCTCTATCCTTCACATATGTGGCACCTGTATTTAAATCTTCTCGGAGCTCTTTCCCTGACTTAGGTGCAAATAACAGCGCTACGGATGCTCCAACAATCCCACCAATTAAGGATCCAATTAAAAAGTCTTTGGTATTCATATCGTCGTTATGATTGCTCATGTTCAATTCCTCCATCCTTTTATTCTGTTTCTTTTCTCTTACGCTTATTCCATAAATCTAATGCAACATTTCCCCATTTCATCGCTTGTGCCGTTGCATTTTTATTTTGTTCTGCAGAGGATGCTACACTCGATGACAATGTTTTTAAAGACTGATTAAATTCCTGAACGGTTTGTCCAATTCCTTTAATTCCTTCAAATAAAGTGTTCATCTTCTGTGACTTCTCATTGATATCCTCTGCAAGTTTGTTCGTTTTATTTAATAATGCGGTTGTCTCAATTGTGATACCTTCCATCTGCTTTTCTAGTCCTTCTAGTGTATCAGCAACATTACTCATTGTTCGTTGCGTAGCTTTTAATACTTTGGCTAAGTAAATGACCAAGACAGCAAAAGCTACGGCCGCGATGAGTGCTGCTATGTAAAGTAAATTTTCCATCCTTTCAACTCCTTTTGCAATGTGTACTATGTTCTTGGAAGGTAATCTTTTCACATGTCCCTGTAAAAAGATTACCCTTTACCGCTTAGGTTAAACATCTGATTTCATTTTACCAAACATGTTAGAAAAGGGAAATTAAACTCATTTTCTTTTAGTATCCCCGATCCTAATCGAATCATGAATGTCTTCGTAAAAAACCGGTACAAGGATATCCCTTATACCGGTTCATTAATTAGTTGAGTTCACTTTCGATGGAGGCCTCATAGGCTTGCTGGTACTTTTGAATATCCCCAGCTCCCATAAAAATGAGCACGCTATCTTCATACTGTTTTAAATCTTCAATATTATCTAGATCCAATAAATGGCAATCCTCAATTAAATCTTTTAAATCGTCGATAGTCAATTTCCCACTATCTTCTCTTGCTGAGCCAAAAATGTCACATAAATAAACCTGATCGGCTAAATTTAAGCTTTCCGCAAATTCTGTCAAGAATGTCTTCGTCCTTGTGTACGTATGTGGCTGAAAAATCACTGTTACCGGACGATACGGATATTTTTTCCTTGCTGCATCAATTGTCACTTCAATTTCTTTCGGATGATGCGCATAATCATCAATTAGAATTTGATTTCCTACCTGCTTCTCTGAAAAGCGTCGTTTAACACCTTGAAAGCTGTGGATTTTCTTAATTTCTTCTGCTTTCATGCCTTC is from Radiobacillus kanasensis and encodes:
- the ytxJ gene encoding bacillithiol system redox-active protein YtxJ, which translates into the protein MEMKLVQTKQVFDQMLEQNDAFFLMKHSLTCPISARAKSAFDAFQEEAEVPLFILHVQDARELSNGIAEQFGIKHESPQVLAFSGKNVVWHDSHNQIKLETLKEKQKLIKK
- a CDS encoding YtxH domain-containing protein is translated as MSNHNDDMNTKDFLIGSLIGGIVGASVALLFAPKSGKELREDLNTGATYVKDRASDWKDVAYDKGTEWRDYAVDASGQFTKNVSEKSQQLGERVKQTSKTIQDKVNSYRNTEADSTEEVSEAVEAALNSVNTNQNQ
- a CDS encoding DUF948 domain-containing protein, coding for MENLLYIAALIAAVAFAVLVIYLAKVLKATQRTMSNVADTLEGLEKQMEGITIETTALLNKTNKLAEDINEKSQKMNTLFEGIKGIGQTVQEFNQSLKTLSSSVASSAEQNKNATAQAMKWGNVALDLWNKRKRKETE